A single uncultured Methanobrevibacter sp. DNA region contains:
- a CDS encoding Ig-like domain repeat protein: protein MMVVSANDDNATFIEPNDELNINEIYVSPDGSDKEGIGSSDSPFQSISHAVDMAGNNSKIILKDGTYIGSSNTNININKYLTIETQGDVTLNGEGKNYFFKVNKDSSLILNNIKFINGYTDSYSQLGAIKNQGKLLVNNTSFSKMDTVMSTFYNEGELIIDNSIISNSKSKNIAKSITNLGDCTISNSKLNDATASDSDLPNVYNFKNIDIIESQISHLKSNDEYDASSYQTSIILIKNSTLTLIEAEKADIKLLNSNINRRFSFNGCNVYVENSKIIPSSGLFNTLSIFKSNFTAINTIFDAPISSGHTDFNITYSSILHGILGGGDKSVLYAPYNWWGVNSGPEIEYFKNIDIRNWAIASFEIEDGNNSIGTTSKFITSFKWFDGNNSFDLKENESIPTRPVHFEAQNGRFLYTTGSLTKSFENYLIGNTLDCSVYSTVDNQKLTLTIGNGYSAYNYFVAPWGEDRPEAGSSENPYRTLGYAISKAVDGNTICLLEGIYNGSENSKISISKNLTIIGLGNVNFLRVSGASIMTVRELGNVIVKNINFGCEVREYNDNLFTVTGGTLTIENCTFSAISSASVIYTSPGVSNNGLIQIRDSEFSDIKGSVVSGPAKVNVDNCSFEKISNFYSVAGMENYNALFTVTSSIEIYNSEFTNNTMGIITLHPYTYSGSGLLGASNSQYSNQNRYAYIENSTFTKNLFTNMGNSYSTIGVGFDIADSYGTFYGYINNCTFKDNTGKIAKATSVNSSSFYNNHGLDYGGRALIEAELINNSVFISNLNRYTDYSQASYGEGIASAQTITYSTFINNEASFGGAVSNSKEIHYCVFVNNTALYSGNDIYSNSGDVDYSSNWWGDNKKPDDSKIFIFLGNLKLTDWVIMTFESYHENTVEASLDNLIDDDGSIKKIGKILPSRPVYFAIDLGNITPSFDYLKRNVAYANISYDLNSSDFKVYATIDNQVLDLNLRNTNTMILIENVTVKGNDNKYYIDLINANGFKIANQTLTVQIINSNNESKVFTIKTDENGRGSFDIDYPTGKYEVLVNYYGNGYYEKSSALAKIEIVTSFTEVISYNYTYFGKNNVFYGILKDENGKNLVNYNLTFTIISANGEKRTVTSNTDYYGRSEIILNLAVGEYDIKVEYPGDSWYAYSSSYSHIIIKPVNSTITVPDVTLYGEGNLYNITLKDSYGTLIRGENIQVAISQANKTDNFILQTNENGIASLTVNYMPGTYNVKATYKGDDIYGSAEDSGKITVNKVLTIVSGFHHKIIPLNGLYTVVLSDMYGKRINNGTVTLNCYQGKLVKTYTNTTDPNGEASFIIDLAEGTYLTTIDYDGSLWYSDATNAATIVVDKNAVLESVRLNATDLVQYYGENKFFAIDFNDPNAYDQYGKTITVSISNEKWSQSFEAVTDAFGTARLQIKLNPGEYNVTYKYSNQYYNIYGSGSNKITVYKMPVTLTSNDLIMNVNDQRLFEATLKDTNGKAISNMQIHVKLNGKEYDITTNDKGVASLPLNLNIGEYEIEYSLTHPNYIYSSNTNKILVVDTKQTSTQIIAEDITEDENNLINFTLTLTDCLHNGISYSEVTLEIIDLEGKTIKKITDVSDANGNVIFKFTLDYGRYTLKSDFKGNDLYLASSSINIANIKTSDNRTKTVIYTGDVQISANDTFNIVLCDENGKLLSNKEITFIFKNMTYSTKTNSKGEAFVKADVASGIHNINVVFNGDDNLRPSFNKVKLYVSNLSTKIYAPSLVKYYRNSTQFHALLTSDSGRPLANQIISVILDNAIYNCTTDENGWITLDINLKPGHYDVECHFANESSEEYSFNKTTIDVLTTILGQDEVKIYGDSPYLTIKFLDGVGNGLKNKDFVIGIDRTNYFATTNDEGIFYFDLNLNAGNHVISVINPFDGLSESYKLTIKPTVIVNNLIKVLGDGQYYTATFYDKNNSPVTNKNVNVIINGINHTYKTDSNGKIKLSMEFNPDSYLVTAINPITGEYVENTVKVLSPISENKDLTMYFTSGSKFKVRIIAAGGKAVGAGKTVKFKINGKTYTSKTNKNGYASLKINLKAKKYTVTTQYGKYKATNKITVKPLLTAKNISKKNVKKVTFKAKLVTNKGKVAKNKKITFKFKNNKYTAKTNSKGIATIKLTLSPGKYKIQSIYGKSKITNTITIKK from the coding sequence ATGATGGTTGTTAGTGCTAATGATGACAATGCGACATTTATAGAACCTAATGACGAACTAAATATAAATGAAATATATGTAAGCCCTGACGGAAGTGATAAGGAAGGAATAGGAAGCAGCGATTCTCCATTCCAATCAATATCCCATGCAGTTGATATGGCTGGTAACAACTCCAAAATTATTTTAAAAGACGGAACATACATCGGATCATCAAACACCAACATTAACATCAACAAATATTTAACAATAGAAACTCAAGGAGACGTTACATTAAATGGTGAAGGTAAAAATTATTTCTTCAAAGTAAATAAGGATTCATCATTGATACTGAATAATATAAAATTCATTAATGGTTATACCGACTCATATTCACAGCTGGGAGCAATTAAAAATCAGGGAAAACTACTGGTTAACAATACTTCATTTAGTAAAATGGATACAGTAATGTCAACATTTTACAATGAAGGTGAATTAATTATTGACAATTCAATCATTTCAAATTCAAAATCCAAAAACATTGCAAAAAGTATAACAAATTTAGGTGACTGTACAATATCCAATTCAAAATTGAATGATGCAACTGCAAGCGACAGTGATTTACCTAACGTATATAACTTTAAAAATATCGACATTATAGAATCTCAGATTTCACATTTAAAGTCAAATGACGAATATGATGCATCATCATATCAGACAAGCATCATTCTAATTAAAAATTCAACTTTAACACTTATAGAAGCCGAAAAAGCAGATATAAAGCTTTTAAATTCAAACATTAACAGGAGATTTTCATTTAACGGATGTAATGTATATGTTGAAAACAGTAAAATAATTCCATCCTCAGGACTATTTAACACATTATCAATCTTTAAATCAAATTTTACAGCAATTAACACAATTTTTGATGCACCAATATCAAGCGGACACACAGACTTTAACATAACATATTCTTCTATTTTACATGGAATTTTAGGCGGAGGAGATAAATCTGTATTATATGCTCCTTACAACTGGTGGGGAGTTAATTCAGGCCCTGAAATAGAATATTTCAAAAATATAGATATAAGAAACTGGGCTATAGCGTCTTTTGAAATAGAAGACGGAAACAATTCTATAGGAACCACATCAAAATTTATTACTTCATTTAAATGGTTTGATGGAAACAATAGCTTCGATTTAAAAGAAAATGAATCAATTCCAACACGTCCGGTTCACTTTGAAGCGCAAAACGGAAGATTTTTATACACTACCGGAAGCTTAACAAAATCATTTGAAAACTATCTGATTGGAAATACACTGGACTGCAGTGTTTATTCAACAGTTGACAATCAGAAATTAACTTTAACAATTGGAAATGGATATTCCGCATATAATTATTTTGTAGCTCCATGGGGAGAAGACAGACCTGAAGCGGGAAGTTCAGAAAATCCGTACAGGACCCTTGGATATGCCATATCCAAAGCTGTAGACGGAAATACAATATGTCTGCTTGAAGGAATCTACAACGGCAGTGAAAATTCAAAAATATCCATTTCAAAAAACCTTACAATAATCGGACTTGGAAATGTTAATTTTTTAAGAGTTAGCGGCGCCAGCATAATGACTGTGCGTGAATTAGGAAACGTTATTGTTAAAAACATTAATTTCGGCTGCGAAGTAAGAGAATATAATGATAACCTGTTTACAGTTACAGGAGGTACTTTAACTATTGAAAACTGTACCTTTAGCGCAATTAGTTCAGCGTCAGTTATTTATACCTCCCCCGGAGTCAGCAATAACGGTTTAATACAAATAAGAGACAGTGAATTTTCAGACATTAAAGGATCTGTTGTTAGCGGACCTGCCAAAGTAAATGTGGATAATTGTTCTTTTGAAAAAATTTCCAATTTCTATTCAGTTGCAGGTATGGAAAACTACAATGCACTGTTTACAGTCACATCCTCAATTGAAATTTACAACTCCGAATTCACAAACAACACTATGGGAATCATAACCCTTCACCCGTACACATATTCAGGTTCCGGATTACTTGGAGCTTCAAATTCCCAGTATTCCAACCAGAACAGATACGCTTATATTGAAAATTCAACATTTACAAAGAATCTCTTTACAAATATGGGCAATTCCTACTCAACTATTGGCGTAGGATTTGATATTGCAGATAGTTACGGGACATTTTATGGATATATAAACAACTGTACCTTTAAAGACAACACCGGAAAAATAGCTAAGGCAACTTCAGTTAATTCCTCATCATTTTACAACAATCATGGACTTGATTATGGAGGCAGAGCTTTAATTGAAGCTGAACTGATTAACAATTCCGTTTTTATCAGTAATTTAAACAGATACACAGACTACAGTCAGGCATCCTACGGTGAAGGAATAGCCAGCGCACAGACAATCACCTATTCAACCTTCATAAACAATGAGGCATCATTCGGCGGAGCTGTTTCAAATTCAAAAGAAATTCACTACTGTGTATTTGTAAATAACACTGCACTTTATTCAGGTAACGACATCTACTCCAATTCAGGTGACGTTGACTATTCAAGCAACTGGTGGGGAGACAATAAAAAGCCGGATGACTCCAAAATATTCATTTTCCTCGGAAATTTAAAATTAACCGACTGGGTAATAATGACCTTTGAATCATACCATGAAAATACTGTTGAAGCATCCCTTGATAATTTAATAGATGATGACGGAAGCATCAAAAAAATTGGAAAAATACTTCCTTCAAGACCTGTTTATTTCGCTATTGATTTAGGAAACATTACTCCTAGCTTTGATTATCTTAAAAGAAATGTCGCTTATGCAAATATAAGTTATGATTTAAATTCCAGTGATTTTAAGGTATATGCTACTATTGACAATCAGGTTTTAGATTTAAACCTCAGAAACACAAATACAATGATATTAATAGAAAATGTTACTGTTAAAGGAAACGACAACAAATATTATATTGATTTGATTAATGCAAACGGTTTTAAAATTGCAAATCAGACTTTGACAGTGCAGATTATTAATTCAAACAATGAAAGCAAAGTGTTTACAATTAAAACTGATGAAAATGGCCGTGGAAGTTTTGACATTGACTATCCTACCGGAAAATATGAAGTTCTGGTTAATTACTATGGAAACGGATACTATGAAAAATCCAGCGCTTTGGCAAAAATTGAAATTGTAACCTCCTTTACTGAAGTCATTTCATACAACTACACCTATTTCGGTAAGAATAATGTATTTTATGGAATTTTAAAGGATGAAAACGGTAAAAATTTAGTTAACTACAATTTAACATTTACAATCATCTCTGCTAACGGAGAGAAAAGAACAGTCACTTCAAATACCGATTATTATGGCAGAAGTGAAATCATACTTAATCTGGCCGTTGGAGAATACGACATTAAAGTAGAATATCCCGGAGATTCATGGTACGCATACAGTTCAAGTTACTCCCACATAATAATTAAACCTGTCAATTCAACAATTACAGTGCCTGATGTGACATTATACGGTGAAGGAAACCTTTACAATATCACATTAAAAGATTCATATGGAACTTTAATCAGAGGGGAAAACATTCAAGTTGCAATTTCACAGGCAAACAAAACAGACAATTTCATATTGCAAACAAATGAAAATGGAATAGCGAGCTTAACTGTAAACTATATGCCCGGAACCTATAATGTTAAAGCAACATACAAAGGAGATGACATCTATGGTTCTGCTGAAGATTCAGGTAAAATTACTGTTAATAAGGTTTTAACAATAGTTTCAGGCTTCCATCATAAAATAATTCCTTTAAATGGTCTTTATACTGTTGTTTTAAGCGACATGTACGGAAAAAGAATTAACAATGGAACTGTAACACTGAACTGCTATCAGGGAAAGCTGGTGAAAACCTACACAAACACTACCGACCCTAACGGAGAAGCTTCATTTATAATCGATTTGGCTGAAGGAACCTATCTGACAACAATAGATTATGACGGAAGTCTATGGTATAGTGATGCAACAAATGCAGCGACAATAGTGGTTGATAAAAACGCAGTTCTGGAGTCTGTACGTCTTAATGCGACAGATTTAGTGCAATACTATGGCGAAAACAAGTTCTTTGCAATTGACTTTAACGATCCGAATGCATATGATCAGTACGGAAAAACAATAACCGTGAGCATATCTAATGAAAAATGGTCCCAGTCTTTTGAAGCTGTAACAGATGCGTTTGGTACTGCACGTTTACAGATAAAATTAAACCCTGGTGAGTACAATGTCACTTACAAATACTCCAATCAATATTATAACATTTATGGAAGCGGTTCAAATAAAATAACTGTCTATAAAATGCCAGTAACATTAACATCTAATGACTTAATCATGAATGTTAATGATCAAAGACTCTTCGAGGCAACATTAAAAGACACTAACGGCAAAGCAATCTCAAATATGCAGATTCATGTGAAATTAAATGGAAAGGAATATGATATTACAACTAACGACAAGGGAGTAGCTAGCCTTCCTCTTAATTTAAATATAGGAGAATATGAAATCGAATACAGCTTAACACATCCTAACTACATTTACTCATCAAATACAAATAAGATTTTAGTTGTTGACACCAAACAAACATCTACACAGATAATTGCTGAGGATATTACTGAAGATGAAAACAATCTGATTAATTTCACATTAACATTAACAGACTGCCTTCATAACGGCATATCCTACAGTGAAGTTACACTTGAAATTATTGACCTGGAAGGAAAAACAATCAAAAAGATTACTGACGTTAGTGATGCAAACGGCAATGTCATATTTAAGTTCACTTTGGATTATGGAAGATATACACTTAAATCAGACTTCAAGGGAAATGATTTGTATTTGGCAAGCAGCAGCATTAATATAGCTAACATCAAAACCAGTGATAATCGTACAAAAACCGTGATATATACAGGTGACGTTCAGATTAGCGCTAACGATACATTCAATATCGTTTTATGTGATGAAAACGGAAAATTGCTTTCAAATAAAGAAATTACATTCATTTTCAAAAACATGACATATAGCACAAAAACAAACAGCAAAGGAGAAGCTTTCGTTAAAGCTGATGTAGCATCAGGAATACACAACATTAATGTAGTCTTTAATGGTGATGACAATCTAAGACCTAGTTTCAATAAGGTTAAATTGTATGTTTCCAATTTATCTACAAAAATTTATGCACCTAGCCTAGTAAAATATTACAGAAATTCAACACAATTCCATGCATTGCTTACAAGCGATTCCGGAAGGCCACTGGCTAATCAAATTATCAGTGTAATCCTGGATAATGCAATATACAACTGCACTACAGATGAAAACGGCTGGATAACATTAGACATTAACTTAAAACCGGGCCACTATGATGTGGAATGTCATTTTGCAAATGAAAGCTCTGAAGAATATTCATTCAACAAAACAACTATTGATGTTTTAACAACAATATTAGGCCAGGACGAAGTTAAAATTTATGGAGATAGCCCATATCTAACTATTAAGTTTTTAGATGGCGTAGGAAATGGACTCAAAAATAAGGATTTCGTGATAGGAATTGACAGAACAAATTATTTTGCAACCACAAATGATGAAGGAATATTCTACTTTGATTTGAATTTGAATGCTGGAAATCATGTAATTTCAGTTATAAATCCTTTTGACGGATTATCTGAAAGCTATAAATTGACAATAAAACCAACAGTAATAGTAAATAATCTTATAAAAGTATTGGGAGACGGCCAATACTACACAGCAACATTTTATGATAAAAATAACTCACCGGTGACAAATAAAAACGTTAATGTTATCATTAATGGAATTAATCACACTTACAAAACAGATAGCAACGGTAAAATAAAATTAAGCATGGAATTTAATCCAGACAGCTATCTTGTAACAGCAATAAATCCTATAACCGGAGAATATGTCGAAAATACAGTTAAAGTTCTTAGTCCAATAAGTGAAAATAAAGATTTAACCATGTATTTCACAAGCGGATCTAAATTTAAAGTGCGCATCATTGCTGCAGGCGGAAAAGCAGTCGGTGCAGGAAAAACTGTTAAATTTAAAATTAATGGAAAAACATATACTTCTAAAACAAACAAAAACGGCTATGCATCATTAAAAATTAACTTGAAAGCCAAAAAATACACAGTAACAACCCAATATGGAAAATATAAAGCAACAAATAAGATAACAGTGAAACCTTTATTGACTGCAAAAAATATTTCCAAAAAGAATGTTAAAAAAGTTACCTTTAAAGCAAAACTCGTTACAAATAAAGGAAAAGTAGCTAAAAACAAAAAAATAACTTTTAAATTTAAAAACAATAAATATACTGCAAAAACAAATAGTAAAGGAATAGCTACCATTAAATTAACTTTAAGCCCTGGAAAATACAAGATACAATCCATTTATGGAAAATCCAAAATTACCAATACAATAACTATTAAAAAATAG